The proteins below come from a single Acuticoccus sediminis genomic window:
- the grxC gene encoding glutaredoxin 3 translates to MVKVEVYTRDLCGFCTRAKRLLEQKGVTFTEYNASVDPGARERMVKRSGQRTFPQVFIGDVHIGGCDDLYAAERSGRLDALLTGEVAQ, encoded by the coding sequence ATGGTCAAAGTGGAAGTTTACACCCGCGATCTTTGCGGGTTCTGTACCCGGGCGAAGCGACTTCTGGAGCAGAAGGGCGTGACGTTCACCGAATACAACGCGTCCGTCGACCCCGGCGCCCGCGAGCGCATGGTCAAGCGGAGCGGGCAGCGCACCTTCCCGCAGGTCTTCATCGGCGACGTCCACATCGGCGGCTGCGACGACCTCTACGCCGCCGAGCGGTCCGGCAGGCTCGATGCGCTGCTGACCGGGGAAGTCGCCCAGTGA
- a CDS encoding methyltransferase domain-containing protein — protein MKGRAAQYMSAMMFDRTRIRSRSRIGEADVVHVRLAEEIVDRLALVSRTFERALVVGPGTAALRQVWAQLGVPAVHVSPVAAERPDVVADIAQPFLRRFDLAISINELHVANDPVTALGEMRGTLKPDGLFLGAAASSGTLTELTESLLHADAALSGGAAMRVAPFADVRKWGDGLARAGFALPVVDEVRVSVTYGALASLMRDLDAVGLKGVLASRSPAPRRLFVEAEEYYRAHHADERGRLKATFVFAFLSGWAPDPGQQKPARRGSATVRLEDALKSL, from the coding sequence GTGAAAGGGCGCGCGGCGCAGTACATGTCGGCCATGATGTTCGACCGCACCCGCATCCGATCCCGCAGCCGCATCGGCGAGGCCGACGTCGTCCACGTCCGCCTCGCGGAGGAGATCGTCGACCGCCTCGCCTTGGTGAGCCGCACGTTCGAACGGGCGCTCGTCGTCGGCCCGGGGACCGCCGCGCTGCGGCAGGTCTGGGCGCAGCTCGGCGTGCCGGCGGTGCACGTCTCGCCCGTCGCGGCCGAGCGGCCGGACGTGGTGGCCGACATCGCCCAGCCCTTCCTGCGCCGCTTCGACCTCGCCATCTCGATCAACGAGCTGCACGTCGCCAACGACCCGGTCACGGCGCTCGGGGAGATGCGGGGGACGCTGAAGCCGGATGGGCTGTTCCTCGGCGCGGCCGCCTCCAGCGGGACGCTGACGGAGCTGACCGAATCGCTGCTCCACGCCGACGCCGCGCTCTCCGGCGGGGCGGCGATGCGGGTCGCGCCGTTCGCGGACGTGCGCAAGTGGGGCGACGGTCTGGCGCGGGCCGGCTTCGCGCTGCCGGTGGTCGACGAGGTCCGCGTCTCGGTGACGTACGGCGCGCTCGCCTCGCTGATGCGCGACCTCGACGCCGTCGGCCTGAAGGGGGTTCTGGCGAGCCGCTCGCCGGCCCCCCGCCGCCTCTTCGTCGAGGCGGAGGAGTACTATCGTGCCCACCACGCGGACGAGCGGGGGCGGCTGAAGGCGACCTTCGTGTTCGCCTTCCTGTCCGGCTGGGCGCCGGATCCCGGCCAGCAGAAGCCCGCCCGGCGCGGCTCGGCGACCGTGCGGCTTGAGGACGCGCTGAAGTCGCTCTGA
- a CDS encoding dihydrolipoyl dehydrogenase, protein MDERAVDVAIIGAGTAGLAAFREARKVTDDIVLIDAGPSGTTCARVGCMPSKLLIAAANAAAHVREASAFGITCGDVAVDGAKVMERVRRYRDRFVDAVLEGLHAIPAEMRLKGTARFMADHLLTVTGEDRTVLVEAKRIVVATGSAPVVPPAFVHSAPQTSDDLFDWPDLPASVAVFGTGIIGLELGQALARLGVRVRLFGKGEGLGPLTDEAVSAAAREHLGASMEVVPDHELVNISGNMQGVTVEYRVDGRTYSATFERMLVAVGRAPNVSDLNLAATSLSLDEDGVPHFDRETGRCGDGPIYIAGDAMDDAPLLHIAEESGMAAGRNAALGRPVPTMRPVPLAIVFCEPQMALVGETHRELVGRGAAFAVGSVDFSDQGRALVMGEAAGRMSLYVEVGTGALLGAEMFAPRAEHMAHLLALALTEGLTVPELLEMPFYHPTFEEGLRTALQDALAVLRRMGDGASSRHLAADAPA, encoded by the coding sequence ATGGACGAGAGAGCGGTGGACGTCGCGATCATCGGCGCGGGAACCGCCGGTCTCGCCGCTTTCCGTGAGGCCCGCAAGGTCACCGACGACATCGTCCTGATCGACGCGGGGCCGTCGGGAACGACCTGCGCCCGTGTCGGCTGCATGCCCTCCAAACTCCTCATCGCCGCGGCCAACGCGGCCGCCCACGTGCGCGAGGCGTCCGCCTTCGGCATCACCTGCGGCGACGTCGCGGTGGACGGGGCGAAGGTGATGGAGCGGGTGCGCCGCTACCGCGACCGCTTCGTCGACGCGGTGCTGGAGGGCCTCCACGCCATTCCGGCGGAGATGCGGCTGAAGGGCACCGCCCGGTTCATGGCCGACCACCTGCTGACGGTGACGGGCGAGGACCGGACCGTCCTCGTCGAGGCGAAGCGCATCGTCGTCGCGACGGGGTCCGCCCCGGTCGTGCCGCCGGCGTTCGTTCATTCCGCGCCGCAGACGAGCGACGACCTCTTCGACTGGCCGGACCTGCCGGCCTCGGTCGCGGTCTTCGGGACCGGGATCATCGGTCTGGAGCTGGGGCAGGCGCTGGCGCGGCTCGGCGTGCGTGTGCGCCTCTTCGGCAAGGGGGAGGGCCTCGGCCCGCTGACGGACGAGGCCGTCTCGGCCGCCGCGCGGGAGCACCTCGGGGCGTCGATGGAGGTCGTCCCGGACCACGAGCTGGTCAACATCTCGGGCAACATGCAGGGCGTGACCGTCGAATATCGGGTCGACGGGCGGACCTACTCGGCGACGTTCGAGCGGATGCTGGTGGCGGTGGGCCGGGCGCCCAACGTGTCGGACCTGAACCTCGCCGCGACGTCGCTCTCGCTGGACGAGGACGGCGTGCCGCATTTCGACCGCGAGACGGGGCGGTGCGGCGACGGCCCGATCTACATCGCCGGCGACGCGATGGACGACGCCCCGCTGCTCCACATCGCGGAGGAGTCGGGCATGGCCGCCGGTCGCAATGCCGCGCTGGGCCGGCCGGTGCCGACGATGCGCCCCGTACCTCTCGCGATCGTCTTCTGCGAGCCGCAAATGGCGCTCGTCGGGGAGACGCACCGCGAGCTTGTCGGCCGCGGCGCGGCGTTCGCCGTTGGAAGCGTCGACTTCTCCGACCAGGGGCGCGCGCTGGTGATGGGCGAGGCGGCGGGCCGGATGTCGCTCTACGTCGAGGTGGGGACCGGCGCGCTGCTGGGCGCGGAGATGTTCGCGCCGCGGGCCGAGCACATGGCCCACCTCCTGGCGCTCGCCCTGACCGAGGGACTGACGGTGCCGGAACTTCTGGAGATGCCGTTCTACCACCCGACCTTCGAGGAGGGGCTCAGGACCGCGCTGCAGGACGCGCTCGCGGTCCTGCGCCGGATGGGCGACGGGGCGAGCTCCCGTCACCTCGCCGCCGACGCGCCCGCCTGA
- a CDS encoding ComF family protein, with translation MSLSDRPSLSAPLAHAARLGRGLVAAGIGLVVPPLCLSCRRPLVDPRTLCGPCVRDLEIITPPICDIMGTPLAFDAGPGARSPELRWNHPLYDKARAATVFGPMSQRLVHQLKYQDVPGMASLMARLMAPAIADLTAGADVLLPVPLHRRRLLARRYNQAVLIADALSPLVGLPVARHAVRRVRYTSHQVGLAREQRADNLHAAFRIVDRAAVDGKAVVLVDDVLTSGATADSLAVTLKAAGARAVRVAVFARVVGEGNREPA, from the coding sequence ATGAGCCTGTCCGACCGCCCCTCCCTTTCGGCCCCGCTCGCCCACGCCGCGCGGCTAGGACGGGGTCTCGTCGCGGCGGGAATCGGGCTGGTGGTTCCGCCGCTGTGCCTCTCCTGCCGCCGACCGCTGGTCGACCCGCGTACCCTGTGCGGCCCCTGCGTGCGCGACCTCGAGATCATCACCCCGCCGATCTGCGACATCATGGGAACGCCCCTCGCGTTCGACGCGGGGCCCGGTGCCCGCTCGCCGGAGCTGCGCTGGAACCACCCGCTGTACGACAAGGCCCGCGCCGCGACGGTGTTCGGGCCGATGAGCCAGCGCCTCGTCCATCAGCTCAAGTATCAGGACGTGCCCGGCATGGCCTCGCTGATGGCGCGGCTCATGGCCCCGGCGATCGCCGACCTCACCGCCGGCGCGGACGTCCTGCTGCCGGTCCCGCTGCATCGCCGCCGCCTCCTCGCGCGGCGCTACAATCAGGCGGTCCTCATCGCCGACGCCCTGTCACCGCTGGTGGGGCTGCCGGTGGCGCGGCACGCCGTGCGCCGCGTCCGGTACACGTCCCACCAGGTCGGCCTCGCGCGGGAGCAGCGGGCGGACAACCTCCACGCCGCCTTCAGGATCGTCGACCGCGCCGCCGTCGACGGCAAGGCGGTCGTTCTGGTGGACGACGTCCTCACCTCCGGCGCGACGGCGGACTCGCTCGCCGTCACGCTGAAGGCGGCCGGCGCGCGGGCGGTGCGGGTCGCGGTCTTCGCCAGGGTCGTCGGCGAAGGCAACCGGGAGCCCGCGTGA
- a CDS encoding chorismate mutase: MVSPVPSPSPDDLFALRERLDVVDRDLHRLLRERFAIAETIGMTKGPDEPIIRPDREVEVVANRLRLHEGAMPRDTLVHIWRVLIGGACAVQRPYTIHVSGTLEAARYLYGPVTIVRWPTASEALGALADGSGDVAVLSDAERWWDEPVSAHAFARFELTDGTRITLLGGSGVGTSNGPRALAVRNDRLHECDVADLSDEDDILGRFAPSPFTIPVAQ, from the coding sequence ATGGTGTCGCCGGTCCCGTCCCCCTCGCCTGACGATCTGTTCGCCCTACGCGAGCGGCTGGACGTCGTCGATCGCGATCTCCACCGCCTGCTGCGCGAGCGGTTCGCGATCGCCGAGACCATCGGCATGACCAAGGGGCCGGACGAACCCATCATCCGGCCGGACCGCGAGGTCGAGGTCGTCGCCAACCGGCTGCGGCTGCACGAGGGGGCGATGCCCCGGGACACGCTGGTCCACATCTGGCGCGTCCTGATCGGCGGCGCCTGCGCGGTGCAGCGCCCCTACACGATCCACGTCAGCGGCACGCTGGAGGCGGCGCGCTACCTCTACGGCCCCGTCACCATCGTCCGATGGCCCACCGCGTCCGAAGCGCTCGGCGCGCTGGCCGACGGGTCCGGCGACGTCGCGGTGCTTTCGGACGCGGAACGATGGTGGGACGAACCCGTCTCCGCCCACGCCTTTGCCCGTTTCGAACTGACGGACGGCACGCGCATCACCCTCCTCGGCGGCTCCGGCGTCGGCACCAGCAACGGCCCCAGGGCCCTCGCCGTGCGGAACGACCGCCTTCACGAATGCGACGTCGCCGACCTGTCCGACGAGGACGACATCCTCGGCCGGTTTGCCCCCTCCCCCTTCACGATCCCGGTGGCCCAATGA
- a CDS encoding LysR family transcriptional regulator, with translation MSLTSSKIRALNAVVEEGGFTAAARRLGVSQPAVTQHVRELQTEFQVALFEKRRGAIVPTALCRELYRITSDIRRREDDALRLLARHDEMDFGPLRIGIGNAMPAMRYISAFRARHPTVTLHIETGPWSRIMEAVLTQNIDVGIIPEVPDEPRFTRVMCSSQTVVALVHPDHPLADRDEIEIAELAEQQMIFRTKQSYVQRVVDAAFTAAMLEPHAAVVVDTRDSMLEAVANNLGVGFVWSNGSSRTENIRRIKVREMEKPWDEYAFHLAHSAPTIAHRFLAVVNETSLT, from the coding sequence ATGAGTCTGACCTCTTCCAAGATCCGCGCGCTGAATGCGGTTGTCGAGGAGGGCGGGTTCACAGCGGCCGCACGACGACTTGGGGTTTCGCAACCTGCGGTGACCCAGCATGTGCGCGAGCTGCAGACCGAATTTCAGGTTGCACTGTTTGAAAAGCGGCGCGGGGCCATCGTCCCGACCGCCCTCTGCCGCGAGCTCTATCGCATCACTTCGGACATCCGCCGGCGCGAGGACGACGCGCTGCGCCTGCTCGCCCGTCACGATGAGATGGACTTCGGCCCGCTGCGCATCGGCATCGGCAACGCCATGCCCGCGATGCGCTACATCAGTGCCTTCCGCGCCCGACACCCCACCGTGACCCTCCACATCGAGACCGGCCCCTGGAGCCGCATCATGGAGGCCGTCCTCACCCAGAACATCGACGTCGGCATCATCCCCGAGGTGCCGGACGAGCCGCGCTTCACCCGCGTGATGTGCTCGAGCCAGACGGTCGTCGCGCTGGTGCATCCCGATCATCCCCTCGCCGACCGCGACGAGATCGAGATCGCCGAGCTCGCCGAGCAGCAGATGATCTTCCGCACCAAGCAGTCCTACGTGCAGCGCGTCGTCGACGCGGCGTTCACGGCGGCGATGCTGGAGCCGCACGCGGCGGTGGTGGTGGACACCCGCGACAGCATGCTCGAGGCGGTCGCCAACAACCTCGGCGTCGGCTTCGTGTGGAGCAACGGCAGCTCCCGGACCGAGAACATCCGCCGCATCAAGGTGCGCGAGATGGAAAAGCCCTGGGACGAGTACGCCTTCCACCTCGCCCACTCCGCCCCGACGATCGCGCACCGCTTCCTCGCCGTCGTCAACGAGACGTCGCTGACCTGA
- the metX gene encoding homoserine O-acetyltransferase MetX, translating to MPSDFVADDGADAGDAIDIREQRRRAEVDEPSSPVARFDEPLPLDAGVSLSPWQIAYQTYGELNADRTNAVLICHALTGDQHAANRHPVTGRPGWWDAMVGPGRPVDTDRFFVICANVIGGCSGSTGPASVMPGATRPYALDMPVLTISDMVRAQARLVEELGIETLFAVVGGSMGGMQVLEWGVSYPERVFAAVPIATGVRHSPQNIAFNEVGRQAIMADPDWYGGNYIQNGVKPSKGLSVARMAAHITYVSEAALHRKFGRELQDREFLSYGFDADFQIESYLRHQGSTFVDRFDANSYLYLTRAMDYFDLAADHDGVLPNAFRSSPCRWCVVSFTSDWLFPTSESHRIVHALNAAGAEVSFVEIETDRGHDAFLLMEPEFHRVVRGFLTGAARARGIAVPAPSA from the coding sequence ATGCCTTCCGATTTCGTGGCCGACGACGGCGCGGACGCCGGCGACGCCATCGATATCCGTGAGCAGCGCCGCAGAGCCGAGGTCGACGAACCCTCCAGCCCCGTCGCCCGGTTCGACGAGCCGCTGCCGCTGGATGCCGGCGTGTCGCTGAGCCCGTGGCAAATTGCATATCAGACATACGGTGAGCTCAATGCTGACCGTACGAACGCCGTTCTGATCTGTCATGCCCTGACGGGCGACCAGCACGCCGCCAACCGCCATCCGGTCACCGGGCGGCCCGGCTGGTGGGACGCGATGGTCGGCCCCGGCCGACCGGTCGACACGGACCGCTTCTTCGTCATCTGCGCCAACGTGATCGGCGGCTGCTCCGGCAGCACCGGCCCCGCCTCGGTCATGCCGGGCGCGACGCGTCCCTACGCGCTCGACATGCCGGTGCTGACGATCAGCGACATGGTCCGGGCGCAGGCCCGCCTCGTCGAGGAGCTGGGCATCGAGACGCTGTTCGCCGTCGTCGGCGGCTCCATGGGCGGCATGCAGGTGCTGGAATGGGGCGTCAGCTATCCGGAGCGCGTCTTCGCGGCCGTGCCGATCGCGACCGGCGTGCGCCACTCGCCGCAGAACATCGCGTTCAACGAGGTGGGCCGACAGGCGATCATGGCCGACCCGGACTGGTACGGCGGCAACTACATCCAGAACGGGGTGAAGCCCAGCAAGGGGCTCAGCGTCGCGCGGATGGCCGCGCACATCACCTACGTCTCGGAGGCCGCGCTGCACCGCAAGTTCGGGCGCGAGCTTCAGGACCGCGAGTTCCTGTCCTACGGGTTCGACGCGGACTTTCAGATCGAGTCCTACCTGCGCCACCAGGGGTCGACCTTCGTCGACCGCTTCGACGCCAACTCCTACCTCTACCTGACCCGCGCGATGGACTATTTCGATCTCGCCGCCGACCATGACGGCGTCCTGCCCAACGCCTTCCGCAGTTCGCCGTGCCGCTGGTGCGTCGTCTCGTTCACGTCCGACTGGCTGTTCCCGACCTCGGAGAGCCACCGGATCGTCCACGCGCTGAACGCGGCGGGCGCCGAGGTTTCGTTCGTCGAGATCGAGACCGACCGCGGGCACGACGCCTTCCTGCTGATGGAGCCGGAGTTCCACCGCGTCGTGCGCGGCTTCCTGACCGGCGCCGCGCGGGCTCGCGGCATCGCCGTCCCGGCGCCTTCGGCGTGA
- the metW gene encoding methionine biosynthesis protein MetW, whose translation MSDVIPAAEQRVDFRIIRDLVEPGTRILDVGCGDGTLMALLRRSLEVRASGIELSQKGVNDAVAKGLSVIQGNADVDLDGYPDKSFDYVILSQTLQATRNPRHVLENMLRIGERGIVSFPNFAYWKMRLQLLTLGRMPRTELLPEPWWRTNNIHFCTIRDFVELCDDMGVTVEHSIALNAWGRRIPFNAPWWFWNMFGEQAVFLLRR comes from the coding sequence ATGAGCGATGTCATTCCCGCTGCGGAGCAGCGCGTCGATTTCCGGATCATCCGTGATCTGGTGGAGCCCGGTACCCGCATCCTGGACGTCGGTTGCGGCGACGGCACGCTGATGGCCCTGCTGCGCCGGTCGCTCGAGGTGCGCGCCTCCGGGATCGAGCTGTCCCAGAAGGGGGTGAACGACGCGGTCGCCAAGGGCCTGTCGGTGATCCAGGGCAACGCCGACGTCGACCTCGACGGCTATCCGGACAAGTCGTTCGACTACGTGATCCTGTCCCAGACCCTTCAGGCGACGCGCAACCCGCGGCACGTGCTGGAGAACATGCTGCGCATCGGCGAGCGGGGCATCGTCTCGTTCCCCAATTTCGCCTACTGGAAGATGCGCCTGCAGCTCCTGACCCTCGGCCGGATGCCGCGCACCGAGCTCCTGCCGGAGCCATGGTGGCGCACCAACAACATCCACTTCTGCACCATCCGCGACTTCGTCGAGCTGTGCGACGATATGGGAGTGACGGTGGAGCACTCCATCGCCCTCAACGCGTGGGGTCGGCGCATCCCGTTCAACGCGCCGTGGTGGTTCTGGAACATGTTCGGCGAACAGGCGGTGTTCCTGCTCCGCCGCTGA
- a CDS encoding CAP domain-containing protein — MMKRLSVIVCLTLALAGCGLMGGKEKAPSTVPNVPRERSVDPGRAAELINAHRKAHGRAPLVVDPALNRVAADTARELARRDKLMTSMHTPGGLARRLDEANYPAARAAENLGSGYPTLVMAVEGWERSSGHNKNLLNRDVTHMGIGLALTDKGKYHSYWVLILAQPD; from the coding sequence ATGATGAAGCGACTTTCGGTGATCGTGTGTCTGACGCTGGCGCTGGCCGGCTGCGGCCTGATGGGCGGCAAGGAGAAAGCGCCGTCGACGGTGCCGAACGTCCCGCGCGAGCGCAGCGTCGACCCGGGCCGCGCCGCCGAGCTCATCAACGCGCATCGCAAGGCGCACGGCAGGGCGCCGCTGGTGGTCGACCCGGCGCTCAACCGCGTCGCCGCCGACACCGCGCGCGAGCTCGCCCGGCGCGACAAGCTGATGACGTCGATGCACACGCCCGGCGGCCTCGCCAGGCGCCTCGACGAGGCCAACTACCCCGCCGCACGCGCCGCGGAGAACCTCGGCTCGGGCTACCCGACGCTGGTCATGGCGGTGGAGGGCTGGGAGCGGTCGTCCGGCCACAACAAGAACCTGCTCAACCGCGACGTCACCCACATGGGGATCGGCCTCGCCCTCACGGACAAGGGCAAGTACCATTCCTACTGGGTGCTGATCCTCGCCCAGCCGGACTGA
- a CDS encoding D-alanyl-D-alanine carboxypeptidase family protein, whose translation MRGLIVLLCVAMLAGCQSAETGSSPELAAAPAAAAEPILPLQPVPAVAHRAYASIVVDGKTGKILEEDDATSPRYPASLTKMMTLYLVFEQLSSGRWTPQTALTVSAEAASRPPAKLGVRAGSTIPVDTAVRALAVRSANDVAVVIAENIAGSEDAFARRMTAKARALGMSRTSFVNASGLPDDRQYTTARDIAILGKALHDRFPQYFKYFSTREISYGGRTWKNTNKLLTKVDGVNGIKTGYIRDSGFNLCASVERDGKHIIAVVLGGKSGASRNAQMEKLIEEYLPQASGGSIFGF comes from the coding sequence ATGCGTGGCCTTATCGTCTTACTCTGCGTTGCGATGCTGGCCGGCTGTCAGTCGGCGGAGACGGGGTCCTCGCCCGAGCTTGCCGCGGCGCCCGCCGCGGCCGCCGAGCCGATCCTCCCGCTGCAGCCCGTTCCCGCGGTGGCGCACCGCGCATACGCGTCGATCGTCGTCGACGGCAAGACCGGCAAGATCCTCGAGGAGGACGACGCCACCAGCCCGCGCTACCCCGCCTCGCTCACCAAGATGATGACGCTCTACCTCGTCTTCGAGCAGCTGAGCTCCGGTCGCTGGACGCCGCAGACCGCGCTCACCGTCAGCGCCGAGGCGGCGAGCCGCCCGCCCGCCAAGCTCGGCGTGAGGGCCGGCAGCACCATCCCGGTCGACACCGCCGTGCGGGCGCTCGCCGTGCGCTCGGCCAACGACGTCGCCGTGGTGATCGCCGAGAACATCGCCGGCTCGGAGGACGCCTTCGCCCGGCGCATGACCGCCAAGGCCCGCGCCCTCGGCATGAGCCGGACGTCCTTCGTCAACGCCTCGGGCCTGCCGGACGACCGGCAATACACGACCGCCCGCGACATCGCGATCCTCGGCAAGGCGCTGCACGACCGCTTCCCGCAGTACTTCAAGTACTTCTCGACCCGCGAGATCTCCTACGGCGGGCGCACCTGGAAGAACACGAACAAGCTGCTGACCAAGGTCGACGGCGTCAACGGCATCAAGACCGGCTACATCCGCGACTCCGGCTTCAACCTGTGCGCCTCCGTCGAGCGGGACGGGAAGCACATCATCGCGGTGGTGCTGGGCGGCAAGTCGGGCGCGTCCCGCAACGCGCAGATGGAGAAGCTGATCGAGGAGTACCTGCCGCAGGCCTCCGGCGGGAGCATCTTCGGCTTCTGA
- a CDS encoding calcium-binding protein, translating into MARATTFSTEYFNASGGYSITEVNDTVDRYAFRHFLRELRTDHQVDLGLPQPVDGSQLHAIFSQLRVPPIVDGVKHIDVSGVLPTIEYIMSNGGFRDTWVIGNDRGGGLRGTTTDDIVLGGDGNDVILGRSGDDYVNAGAGDDRVGGGMGDDQLYGGDGNDVIHGRRGDDILQGGIGNDTLMGAQGADTFLFEADDFGRGPSVDVIRDYRPAQGDQIVDTTGQLVVEHFGQIPGYGRATVLVNEQTDDRVVVYGARVHDDDILTQYQEPNPATQPAHSQPREGIYVGGTPSAPTGVVNLRLQRIGSYQDGDNYVETFQVLVRNNTDKTILNTSDLDIKLTGGALLNVVPDSVFGGTYHGGEFDLSSGGNRALAATQELSVLQFSISNRSPITEVAIDGTSTNGFIPDYPGAEQTYYQPAFQIDVRLSGQTTTGGNAEVYITNIGNQTLVDLDNMEFRFKDADIKVVDDPWGADYYNSTFAVEPWASDSPHGALDQTATVKLFGFSYEKDGDSDAKVDVNDFRLTSDFNDLIT; encoded by the coding sequence ATGGCGCGCGCGACTACTTTCAGTACCGAGTATTTTAACGCCAGCGGCGGTTATTCGATCACCGAAGTCAACGACACGGTCGATCGCTACGCCTTCCGTCATTTTCTGCGGGAGCTCAGGACGGACCACCAGGTCGACCTCGGCCTGCCGCAGCCGGTCGACGGCAGCCAGCTCCACGCGATCTTTTCCCAGCTCCGCGTGCCGCCCATCGTCGACGGGGTGAAACACATCGACGTCAGCGGCGTGCTGCCGACCATCGAATACATCATGTCCAACGGCGGCTTCCGCGACACCTGGGTGATCGGCAACGATCGCGGCGGCGGCCTGCGCGGCACCACGACCGACGACATAGTCCTCGGCGGCGACGGCAACGACGTCATCCTCGGCCGCAGCGGCGACGACTACGTCAACGCGGGCGCGGGCGACGACCGCGTCGGCGGCGGCATGGGCGACGATCAGCTCTACGGCGGCGACGGCAACGACGTCATCCACGGCCGGCGCGGCGACGACATCCTGCAGGGCGGCATCGGCAACGACACGCTGATGGGCGCCCAGGGCGCGGACACCTTCCTGTTCGAGGCCGACGACTTCGGCCGCGGTCCGTCGGTCGACGTCATCCGCGACTACCGGCCCGCCCAGGGCGACCAGATCGTCGACACCACCGGCCAGCTCGTCGTCGAACACTTCGGCCAGATACCCGGCTACGGCCGCGCGACGGTGCTGGTGAACGAGCAGACCGACGACCGCGTCGTCGTCTACGGCGCGCGCGTGCACGACGACGACATCCTGACCCAGTACCAGGAGCCGAACCCGGCGACCCAGCCGGCGCACTCCCAGCCGCGCGAGGGCATCTACGTCGGCGGGACCCCGTCCGCGCCGACCGGCGTCGTCAACCTCCGCCTCCAGCGGATCGGCAGCTACCAGGACGGCGACAACTACGTCGAGACGTTCCAGGTCCTCGTCAGGAACAACACCGACAAGACGATCCTCAACACGTCCGACCTCGACATCAAGCTCACCGGCGGGGCCCTCCTCAACGTCGTGCCGGACAGCGTCTTCGGCGGCACCTACCACGGCGGCGAGTTCGACCTCTCCTCCGGCGGCAACCGCGCGCTGGCGGCGACGCAGGAACTCTCCGTCCTGCAGTTCTCGATCTCGAACCGTTCGCCGATCACCGAGGTCGCCATCGACGGCACGAGCACGAACGGCTTCATCCCGGATTATCCCGGCGCCGAGCAGACCTACTACCAGCCCGCCTTCCAGATCGACGTGCGGCTGTCCGGGCAGACCACCACCGGCGGCAACGCCGAGGTCTACATCACCAACATCGGCAACCAGACGCTCGTCGATCTCGACAACATGGAGTTCCGCTTCAAGGACGCCGACATCAAGGTCGTCGACGACCCCTGGGGCGCGGACTACTATAACAGCACCTTCGCGGTGGAGCCGTGGGCGTCGGACAGTCCGCACGGCGCGCTGGACCAGACCGCGACCGTCAAGTTGTTCGGCTTCTCCTACGAGAAGGACGGCGACAGCGACGCGAAGGTCGACGTCAACGACTTCCGCCTGACGAGCGACTTCAACGACCTCATCACCTGA
- a CDS encoding DUF1178 family protein codes for MIHYTLRCDKGHQFDGWFASSAAFDTQNERGLLTCPQCDSAKVQRALMAPAVVAGRDTRGAAPAATGEAQEREDTSAPAAGGPPPAPAAQPGEMALMDERGQKLRALIKAMHAAVKEYGVDVGTNFPEEARRIHYGEAEARGIYGQADLEEARALLEEGIDILPIPALPDEQN; via the coding sequence GTGATCCATTACACACTCCGCTGCGACAAGGGGCACCAGTTCGACGGCTGGTTCGCCTCCTCGGCGGCGTTCGACACGCAGAATGAGCGTGGCCTCCTGACCTGCCCCCAGTGCGACTCGGCGAAGGTGCAGCGCGCCCTGATGGCGCCCGCCGTCGTCGCCGGGCGCGACACCCGGGGCGCCGCCCCCGCGGCCACGGGCGAGGCGCAGGAGCGCGAGGATACCTCGGCCCCCGCGGCCGGCGGCCCGCCGCCCGCACCGGCGGCGCAGCCGGGCGAGATGGCGCTGATGGACGAGCGCGGCCAGAAGCTGCGCGCGCTCATCAAGGCGATGCATGCGGCGGTGAAGGAGTACGGCGTCGACGTCGGCACCAACTTCCCGGAAGAGGCGCGCCGCATCCACTACGGCGAGGCCGAAGCTCGCGGCATCTACGGCCAGGCCGACCTCGAGGAGGCGCGCGCGCTGCTCGAGGAGGGGATCGACATCCTCCCCATCCCCGCCCTCCCCGACGAGCAGAACTGA